The proteins below are encoded in one region of Sphingobium yanoikuyae:
- a CDS encoding aminopeptidase P family protein, with translation MSSYEDRLKALRAQLVRQKLDGFVVPLTDEHMSEYVGAYAQRLAWLTGFQGSAGSAVVLPEEAAIFVDGRYTLQVREQVDGAHWQYESVPQTSIAAWLKDHAIEGARIGYDSWLHTRAWVKQATEALAQKGAELVAVDTNPVDAVWPDRPAPSDAKLVVHEDRYAGKNAAEKRADIADWLVSKKADAAVLSALDSIAWAFNIRGKDVERTPVALAYAIVHADATADLYVAPEKMDEAVAKHLGNAVRIHDRAAFADALADLKGKTVVADPERAVAAIFEALDAGGAQILSLRDPAVLPKAIKNDTEIAGHKAAQARDGAALSRFLHWIAVEAPKGGLTELSASDRLEAFRKDTGLLEDLSFDTISGAGPNGAVVHYRVEEKTNRPIETGSFYLVDSGGQYRDGTTDVTRTIAIGSPSEEMKQRFTLVLKGHIALARAVFPVGTRGGQLDVLARQYLWAQGLDYAHGTGHGVGSFLSVHEGPQRIATFGGGDEPLVAGMILSNEPGYYKTGEYGIRIENLVLVEERAIAGGEKPMLGFETLTFAPIDRNAIATDLLDAGERAWVDAYHAQVLAVVGPQLEGEALAWLQTACAPL, from the coding sequence ATGTCCAGTTATGAAGATCGCCTGAAGGCCCTGCGCGCCCAGCTGGTACGCCAGAAGCTCGATGGTTTCGTGGTCCCCCTGACCGACGAGCATATGAGCGAATATGTCGGCGCCTATGCTCAGCGGCTCGCCTGGCTGACCGGTTTCCAGGGTTCGGCCGGCAGCGCCGTGGTCCTGCCGGAGGAGGCCGCGATCTTCGTCGACGGTCGCTACACGCTGCAGGTGCGCGAGCAGGTGGATGGCGCCCATTGGCAATATGAAAGCGTACCGCAGACTTCGATTGCCGCCTGGTTGAAGGACCACGCGATCGAAGGCGCGCGCATCGGCTATGATTCCTGGCTGCACACCCGCGCCTGGGTGAAGCAGGCCACCGAAGCGCTGGCCCAGAAGGGCGCGGAGCTGGTGGCGGTCGACACCAATCCGGTCGATGCCGTCTGGCCCGATCGCCCGGCGCCCAGCGACGCCAAGCTGGTGGTCCATGAGGATCGCTATGCCGGCAAGAATGCGGCCGAGAAACGCGCCGACATCGCCGACTGGCTGGTGTCGAAGAAGGCGGATGCCGCCGTTCTCTCCGCGCTCGATTCGATCGCCTGGGCCTTCAACATCCGCGGCAAGGATGTCGAGCGCACCCCGGTCGCGCTGGCCTATGCCATCGTCCATGCCGATGCGACCGCCGACCTCTATGTTGCGCCGGAGAAGATGGACGAGGCGGTTGCCAAGCATCTGGGCAATGCGGTGCGCATCCATGACCGCGCCGCCTTTGCCGATGCGCTCGCCGACCTCAAGGGCAAGACCGTCGTCGCCGACCCCGAGCGGGCCGTTGCCGCCATCTTCGAGGCGCTCGACGCCGGCGGCGCCCAGATACTCAGCCTGCGCGACCCCGCCGTGCTGCCCAAGGCGATCAAGAACGACACCGAGATTGCCGGCCACAAGGCGGCGCAGGCGCGCGATGGCGCAGCCCTGAGCCGCTTCCTCCACTGGATCGCGGTGGAAGCGCCCAAGGGCGGCCTGACCGAACTCTCCGCCTCGGACCGGCTGGAGGCGTTCCGCAAGGATACCGGCCTGCTGGAGGATCTGTCCTTCGACACGATCAGCGGCGCCGGTCCCAATGGCGCGGTCGTCCATTATCGCGTCGAGGAAAAGACCAACCGGCCGATCGAAACCGGCAGCTTCTATCTGGTCGATTCGGGCGGCCAGTATCGCGACGGCACCACCGACGTCACCCGCACCATCGCCATCGGCAGCCCTAGCGAAGAGATGAAGCAGCGCTTCACCCTGGTGCTGAAGGGTCATATCGCGCTGGCCCGCGCGGTCTTCCCGGTCGGCACGCGCGGCGGCCAGCTCGACGTGCTGGCGCGCCAATATCTCTGGGCGCAAGGGCTGGATTATGCCCATGGCACCGGCCATGGCGTCGGCAGCTTCCTGTCGGTGCATGAAGGGCCGCAGCGGATCGCGACCTTCGGCGGCGGCGACGAGCCGCTGGTGGCGGGCATGATCCTCTCGAACGAGCCGGGCTATTACAAGACCGGCGAATATGGGATCCGCATCGAGAATCTGGTGCTGGTCGAGGAACGGGCGATCGCCGGCGGCGAAAAGCCGATGCTGGGTTTCGAGACACTGACCTTCGCGCCGATCGACCGCAACGCCATCGCCACCGACCTGCTGGATGCCGGTGAGCGCGCGTGGGTCGACGCCTATCATGCGCAGGTGCTGGCCGTGGTCGGCCCGCAGCTCGAAGGCGAGGCGCTGGCCTGGCTCCAGACGGCCTGCGCGCCGCTCTGA
- a CDS encoding S9 family peptidase, producing the protein MTDQMQPPLSPPIAERRPHSFAHHGITVDDPYAWLRDPGYPDVKDKDVLAYLEAENAWFEGAMAPHKPLLDTLFHEMKGRIKEDDQSVPQKDGDYIYWRAFETGAQYRKWYRKPAAGGDDQLILDEPALAQGHDYFRLGAMSVSPDGRYLAYAIDTNGSERFEARIKDLFSGEILPEVIPDTLSSLVWTSDSKGLLYGLANENWRTDNARLHWLGQSVESDVELFHEDDEGFRVSIGLTSSEKWIVIATGDHVTSEAWLIPADNPTATPLLVSARKAGREYDVDEHEGTLYIKTNDTHPNFRLVKASLDAPDQWDEVIGADAHFYLTDFTLFKTFYVTEGRQDGLDQIELRDYATHAAKRIPFPEASYSASLDDNPEYEVTKLRIGYESMVTPDTIYDYHLATGELEILKVQEIPSGYDASRYATERLMIPARDGTQIPVSIVYPADFPRDGSAPLHLYGYGAYGLAMEPGFSTSRLSLLDRGFAFAIAHIRGGDDMGQQWYLDGKLDKRTNTFTDFVDVAKGLIDLGYSAKGRISISGGSAGGELMGAVINSDPDLWGAVVAHVPFVDVLNTMLDETLPLTPGEWPEWGNPIEDEAAFRTIQSYDPYTHVTAQDYPPLMVTAGLNDPRVTYWEPAKWVAKLRATKTDKNILLLKTNMGAGHGGKSGRFESLHETAEEFAFILWQLGVEG; encoded by the coding sequence ATGACCGATCAAATGCAGCCGCCCCTGTCCCCGCCGATCGCCGAACGTCGCCCGCACAGTTTCGCGCATCATGGCATCACGGTGGACGATCCTTACGCATGGCTGCGCGACCCCGGCTATCCCGACGTGAAGGACAAGGATGTGCTGGCCTATCTGGAGGCCGAGAACGCCTGGTTCGAGGGTGCGATGGCGCCGCACAAGCCGCTGCTCGACACGCTGTTCCACGAGATGAAGGGGCGCATCAAGGAAGATGACCAGTCGGTTCCGCAGAAGGATGGCGACTATATCTACTGGCGCGCGTTCGAGACCGGGGCGCAATATCGCAAATGGTATCGCAAGCCCGCAGCAGGCGGTGACGACCAGCTGATCCTGGACGAACCGGCACTGGCACAGGGCCATGACTATTTCCGGTTGGGTGCCATGTCGGTCAGCCCGGACGGCCGCTATCTGGCCTACGCCATCGACACCAATGGCTCCGAACGGTTCGAGGCGCGGATCAAGGATCTCTTTTCTGGCGAGATATTGCCCGAAGTCATTCCCGACACATTGTCGTCGCTGGTGTGGACCAGCGATTCAAAGGGGCTGCTCTATGGCCTCGCCAACGAGAATTGGCGGACCGACAATGCGCGGCTGCACTGGCTGGGCCAGAGCGTCGAGAGCGATGTCGAGCTGTTCCATGAGGATGATGAGGGCTTCCGCGTCTCGATCGGCCTCACCTCATCGGAAAAATGGATCGTCATCGCGACCGGCGACCATGTCACCAGCGAAGCCTGGCTGATCCCGGCCGACAATCCGACCGCGACGCCGCTGCTTGTTTCCGCGCGCAAGGCCGGCCGCGAATATGATGTCGATGAGCATGAGGGCACGCTCTACATCAAGACCAACGACACCCATCCCAATTTCCGGCTGGTGAAGGCATCGCTCGACGCGCCCGACCAGTGGGATGAAGTGATCGGCGCCGACGCCCATTTCTACCTGACCGATTTCACCCTGTTCAAGACCTTCTACGTCACCGAAGGGCGGCAGGACGGGCTCGACCAGATCGAACTGCGCGATTATGCGACCCATGCGGCAAAGCGCATTCCGTTCCCGGAAGCCAGCTATTCGGCGAGTCTCGACGACAATCCCGAATATGAGGTGACGAAGCTGCGCATCGGCTATGAATCGATGGTCACGCCCGACACCATCTATGATTATCATCTGGCAACGGGTGAGCTGGAGATACTCAAGGTCCAGGAAATTCCCTCGGGCTATGACGCCAGCCGCTATGCCACCGAGCGGCTGATGATCCCGGCGCGCGACGGCACGCAGATTCCGGTGTCGATCGTCTATCCCGCCGACTTCCCCCGTGACGGCAGCGCGCCGCTGCACCTTTATGGCTATGGCGCCTATGGTCTGGCGATGGAGCCGGGTTTCTCGACCAGCCGCCTGTCGCTGCTCGATCGCGGCTTTGCCTTTGCCATCGCCCATATTCGCGGCGGCGACGATATGGGCCAGCAATGGTATCTGGATGGCAAGCTCGACAAGCGCACCAACACCTTCACCGATTTCGTCGATGTCGCGAAGGGGCTGATCGATCTTGGCTATTCGGCCAAGGGCAGGATCAGCATTTCGGGCGGATCGGCCGGCGGCGAACTGATGGGCGCGGTCATCAACAGCGATCCCGACCTGTGGGGCGCGGTGGTGGCACATGTGCCGTTCGTCGACGTGCTCAACACCATGCTGGACGAAACGCTGCCACTGACGCCGGGCGAATGGCCCGAATGGGGCAATCCGATCGAGGATGAGGCCGCATTCCGCACCATCCAGTCCTATGACCCTTACACCCATGTCACCGCGCAGGATTATCCGCCGCTGATGGTGACCGCCGGGCTCAACGATCCGCGCGTCACCTATTGGGAGCCGGCGAAGTGGGTGGCGAAGCTGCGCGCCACCAAGACCGACAAGAATATCCTGCTGCTCAAGACCAATATGGGCGCAGGCCATGGCGGCAAGTCGGGCCGGTTCGAGAGCCTGCACGAGACCGCCGAGGAATTTGCGTTCATCCTATGGCAGCTGGGAGTGGAAGGCTGA
- a CDS encoding acyl-CoA thioesterase: protein MASSFTKQFTARPEHIDVLGHVNNAVWVQWMEQLSVEHWMTDADPAHVDAYIWVVTRHEVDYRGNVTEGDVVSGRTWIPEGPRGARFDRLIEFTGPDGKVKVSAKSTWAMIDKESGRLMRVPAEVAANFIEG, encoded by the coding sequence ATGGCGTCGAGCTTCACCAAGCAGTTCACCGCACGGCCCGAGCATATCGATGTGCTGGGCCATGTGAACAACGCGGTGTGGGTGCAGTGGATGGAGCAATTGTCGGTCGAACATTGGATGACCGATGCCGATCCGGCCCATGTCGACGCCTATATCTGGGTCGTGACCCGGCATGAGGTCGATTATCGCGGTAACGTGACCGAGGGCGATGTCGTGTCGGGCCGCACCTGGATTCCGGAAGGACCGCGCGGCGCGCGGTTCGACCGGCTGATCGAGTTCACCGGGCCGGACGGCAAGGTGAAGGTGTCGGCCAAATCCACCTGGGCGATGATCGACAAGGAAAGCGGCCGATTGATGCGGGTGCCGGCCGAAGTCGCCGCCAACTTCATCGAGGGCTGA
- a CDS encoding ABC transporter substrate-binding protein: MRIFAPIGPGKGMIALVIALVGGATLWAATARQPASAGKRPQRIVSLNLCADQLLVALADRDQIAGLTHNAADRQMSAVAAVTKGLPILDGSAEQILATNPDLVIGMPARRNPAIAILKAQHYPAVDLKSADSYADIVASIRTVAQAIGHADRGEAMIARMDRELAALPRAPKPKVAAYYQRRGYMTDTGTLVDDLMTRAGLRNLAADLGKPAIAQVSLEEMVAARPDYLIVESATDRITDQGTEMLHHPVLRDIARISLPQAWTVCGGPAYVQAARALSQAVSAR, translated from the coding sequence ATGCGGATATTTGCCCCCATCGGCCCCGGCAAGGGGATGATCGCCCTGGTGATCGCCCTGGTCGGCGGTGCCACATTATGGGCGGCCACCGCGCGCCAGCCTGCCAGTGCAGGCAAGCGTCCGCAACGGATCGTGTCGCTCAACCTGTGCGCCGACCAGTTGCTGGTCGCGCTGGCCGATCGCGACCAGATTGCCGGCCTGACCCATAATGCCGCCGATCGGCAGATGTCGGCGGTGGCGGCCGTAACGAAGGGCCTGCCCATCCTCGACGGATCGGCCGAACAGATTTTGGCGACCAATCCCGATCTGGTGATCGGCATGCCGGCGCGGCGCAATCCGGCGATCGCGATCCTCAAGGCCCAGCATTATCCCGCCGTCGATCTGAAAAGCGCGGACAGCTATGCCGATATCGTCGCGTCGATCCGCACCGTGGCGCAGGCGATCGGCCATGCCGACCGCGGCGAAGCGATGATCGCGCGGATGGACCGGGAACTCGCCGCCCTGCCCCGCGCGCCGAAGCCCAAAGTCGCGGCCTATTATCAGCGGCGCGGCTACATGACCGACACCGGCACGCTGGTCGACGACCTGATGACGCGGGCCGGCCTGCGCAACCTGGCCGCCGACCTTGGCAAGCCGGCGATCGCGCAGGTCAGCTTGGAGGAGATGGTCGCCGCCCGGCCCGACTATCTGATCGTCGAGAGCGCCACCGACCGCATCACCGACCAGGGCACCGAAATGCTGCATCATCCGGTGCTGCGCGACATAGCGCGCATCAGCCTGCCCCAGGCCTGGACCGTGTGCGGCGGACCGGCCTATGTGCAGGCGGCACGCGCCCTCTCCCAGGCCGTCAGCGCCCGCTGA
- a CDS encoding TonB-dependent receptor plug domain-containing protein → MFKYLTFCSFLLSTTAFAEDAQQAPPPDAAADAGASSILVTATRLATPVDQVPASVTVLDKAAIDRAQDLGVTELLLRTPGVSISRNGGYGTATSLRIRGAESDQTVVVIDGVKLNDPSSAGGGYNFANLLVGDASRIEVLRGPQSTLWGSQAIGGVVNVVTAMPEKALEGSFDIEAGSRDTVSARAALGGKTGPVSWRIGGQSFTTEGISAISPAFGGKEKDGYTNRSVTGRVEVALADGISADLRGYYSDGQVDFDATSADSPAYGTNREFVGYAGLNVALLDGRFRNRFGYGYTDTDRDNYDPRNPRKQTFDAAGRNQRLEYQGSFAIADGWTALFGVENENSRFRSVSPSASLSVPIPDPARGKAEITSVYGQLNAQPITGLTLTGGLRYDDHDRYGGRTLFSAGGVWALPTGTVLRASYGEGFKAPTLYQLFSEYGNQALDPERAHGWEAGAEQRFLGEKLRLGATWFDRTTTDQIIYNSCSSSSTDPLCFTPGTTTRRYGYYLNVARAKAHGIEAQAAVEPVKGLTIDGNYSWTVAEDRSDGTANEGNWLPRRPRNSANGSISYAWPFGLTTGAALRWSGHSYDNAVNTTRLDDYTLVDLRAEYAFTPALRLFARVENLFDENYMTAYRYGTLGRSIYAGFRGRF, encoded by the coding sequence GTGTTCAAATATCTGACTTTCTGTTCTTTCCTTCTCTCCACCACCGCTTTCGCCGAAGACGCGCAGCAGGCGCCACCGCCCGATGCCGCCGCCGATGCCGGGGCATCCTCTATCCTCGTCACCGCGACCCGCCTCGCCACGCCGGTGGATCAGGTGCCGGCCTCCGTCACCGTGCTCGACAAGGCAGCGATCGACCGGGCGCAGGATCTGGGCGTCACCGAATTGCTGCTGCGCACGCCCGGTGTCAGCATCTCGCGCAATGGCGGCTATGGCACGGCGACGTCGCTGCGCATTCGTGGCGCCGAGTCCGACCAGACCGTAGTGGTCATCGACGGGGTGAAGCTTAACGATCCCTCTTCGGCCGGTGGCGGCTATAATTTCGCCAATCTGCTGGTCGGTGACGCCTCGCGTATAGAAGTGCTGCGCGGCCCGCAGTCGACCCTGTGGGGCAGCCAGGCGATCGGCGGCGTCGTCAATGTCGTCACCGCCATGCCCGAAAAGGCGCTGGAGGGGAGCTTCGATATCGAGGCGGGGTCGCGTGACACGGTCAGTGCCCGTGCGGCGTTGGGCGGGAAGACCGGCCCGGTCAGCTGGCGGATCGGCGGCCAGAGCTTCACCACCGAGGGTATTTCCGCGATCAGCCCGGCCTTTGGCGGCAAGGAGAAGGACGGCTATACCAATCGCAGCGTCACCGGCCGGGTCGAGGTGGCTCTGGCGGACGGGATCAGCGCGGACCTGCGCGGCTATTATTCCGACGGCCAGGTCGATTTCGACGCCACCAGCGCGGACAGCCCGGCCTATGGCACCAATCGCGAATTTGTCGGCTATGCCGGCCTTAACGTCGCGCTGCTCGACGGCCGGTTCCGCAACCGTTTCGGCTATGGCTATACCGATACTGATCGCGACAATTATGATCCGCGCAACCCGCGCAAGCAGACCTTCGACGCGGCGGGGCGCAACCAGCGGCTGGAATATCAGGGCAGCTTCGCGATCGCCGACGGCTGGACCGCGCTGTTCGGGGTGGAGAATGAGAATAGCCGCTTCCGCAGCGTGTCGCCTTCGGCGTCGCTTTCGGTGCCGATTCCCGATCCGGCCCGCGGCAAGGCGGAGATCACCAGCGTCTATGGACAGCTCAATGCCCAGCCGATCACGGGCCTGACCCTGACCGGCGGGCTGCGCTATGACGATCATGATCGCTATGGCGGCCGCACCCTCTTTTCTGCCGGTGGCGTCTGGGCGTTGCCGACCGGGACGGTGCTGCGCGCCAGCTATGGCGAGGGATTCAAGGCGCCGACCCTCTATCAGCTCTTTTCCGAATATGGGAACCAGGCGCTCGATCCCGAACGCGCCCATGGCTGGGAAGCGGGCGCGGAGCAGCGCTTCCTTGGCGAGAAACTGCGGCTGGGCGCGACCTGGTTCGACCGGACCACGACCGACCAGATCATCTATAATAGCTGTTCCTCCAGTTCGACCGATCCGCTCTGCTTCACGCCCGGCACCACCACCCGCCGCTATGGCTATTATCTCAATGTCGCGCGCGCCAAGGCGCATGGGATAGAGGCGCAGGCGGCGGTCGAGCCGGTCAAGGGGCTGACCATTGACGGCAATTATAGCTGGACCGTGGCGGAGGATCGTTCGGACGGCACCGCGAACGAAGGCAATTGGCTGCCGCGCCGGCCGCGCAACAGCGCCAATGGTTCGATCAGCTATGCCTGGCCCTTCGGCCTCACCACCGGCGCGGCGTTGCGCTGGTCCGGCCACAGCTATGACAATGCGGTCAACACGACGCGGCTGGACGATTATACGCTGGTCGACCTGCGCGCCGAATATGCGTTCACCCCGGCGTTGCGCCTATTCGCCCGCGTCGAAAATCTCTTCGACGAGAATTATATGACGGCCTATCGCTATGGCACGCTCGGCCGCAGCATCTATGCCGGCTTCCGGGGGCGTTTCTGA
- a CDS encoding DUF1636 domain-containing protein has protein sequence MLRPVEPGPAIVTCNTCRHSATMREDAEGVRGGARLAEALRSVQASDPRYATVAVQDMSCLFACQDHCTVHLRAPGKVGYVMGRFTPDADAARAILDYAIAYAASEHGRVAFREWPEGVKGHFITRTPPEGFVVE, from the coding sequence ATGCTGCGCCCCGTCGAACCCGGCCCCGCCATTGTCACCTGTAATACCTGCCGTCATTCGGCGACGATGCGGGAGGATGCGGAGGGCGTGCGTGGCGGGGCCCGGCTGGCGGAGGCGCTGCGCAGCGTGCAGGCCTCCGACCCGCGCTATGCCACCGTCGCGGTGCAGGACATGTCCTGCCTGTTCGCCTGCCAGGATCATTGCACCGTCCATCTGCGCGCGCCGGGCAAGGTCGGCTATGTCATGGGGCGGTTCACCCCGGATGCCGATGCGGCGCGCGCGATCCTCGATTATGCCATTGCCTATGCCGCCAGCGAGCATGGCCGCGTCGCCTTTCGCGAATGGCCCGAAGGCGTGAAGGGCCATTTCATCACCCGTACCCCGCCGGAAGGATTTGTCGTCGAATGA
- the cobT gene encoding nicotinate-nucleotide--dimethylbenzimidazole phosphoribosyltransferase codes for MSFASITDFENALANLPPAEELASAAARARQAELTKPLGALGRLEDVAIFMASWQGRAVPRLERARAAIFAGNHGFTVHGVSAYPAAVTAQMVANFAAGGAAINALAGVAGLELAVRSIDLDRPTADFTIAPAMTEEECLTALSIGAAAAEEDLDLLVVGEMGIGNSTAAAALSARSFGGAVRDWVGPGTGVDGEGIARKIATIDRALAFHADAPDSAFETLRRLGGRELAAIAGAVLRARQLGVPVLLDGFISCAAIAPLVAQVPAFADHCLAGHCSAEPGHGLLLERMGLEPLLRLDMRLGEGSGAAVAANIVRAAVAAHSGMATFAEAAVSTAT; via the coding sequence ATGAGCTTCGCCTCGATCACCGATTTCGAAAATGCCCTGGCCAATCTGCCGCCGGCCGAGGAACTGGCCAGCGCGGCTGCACGCGCGCGGCAGGCGGAACTGACCAAGCCGCTCGGCGCGCTCGGCCGGCTGGAGGATGTCGCGATCTTCATGGCAAGCTGGCAGGGGCGCGCGGTGCCGCGCCTGGAGCGGGCGCGTGCCGCGATCTTTGCCGGCAATCATGGCTTCACCGTCCATGGCGTCAGCGCCTATCCCGCCGCCGTGACCGCCCAGATGGTCGCCAATTTCGCCGCCGGTGGCGCGGCGATCAATGCCCTGGCCGGTGTCGCCGGGCTGGAGCTGGCGGTCCGGTCCATCGATCTGGACAGGCCGACGGCGGACTTCACCATCGCGCCGGCCATGACCGAGGAGGAATGCCTGACGGCGTTGTCGATCGGCGCGGCGGCCGCCGAAGAGGATCTGGACCTGCTGGTCGTGGGCGAAATGGGGATCGGCAATTCGACCGCCGCCGCAGCCCTGAGCGCGCGCAGCTTTGGCGGTGCGGTCCGCGACTGGGTTGGTCCCGGCACGGGCGTCGATGGCGAGGGGATCGCGCGCAAGATCGCGACGATCGATCGCGCGCTCGCCTTCCATGCCGATGCGCCGGACAGCGCCTTCGAAACGCTGCGCCGGCTGGGCGGACGCGAACTGGCGGCGATTGCCGGCGCGGTGCTGCGCGCCCGCCAGCTGGGCGTGCCGGTGCTGCTCGACGGTTTCATCAGTTGCGCCGCGATCGCGCCGCTGGTGGCGCAGGTGCCGGCCTTTGCCGACCATTGCCTGGCCGGCCATTGCTCGGCCGAGCCGGGCCATGGCCTGCTGCTGGAGCGGATGGGCCTTGAACCGCTGCTGCGCCTCGACATGCGATTGGGCGAAGGCAGCGGCGCGGCGGTGGCGGCCAATATCGTCCGTGCGGCCGTAGCCGCGCATAGCGGCATGGCGACATTTGCCGAAGCGGCGGTGTCGACCGCGACATGA
- a CDS encoding histidine phosphatase family protein, which produces MMGMPLHLLRHGAPETPGLLLGRTDSVPTRAGIDACLAQTEGLEIEMIVTSDLQRARQAATAIGERAGLPVWVDPRWRELDFGIWDGLAPADVDAEALARFWQDPDGFAPPGSEGWTALLGRIADAVEDLPRVPTLVLTHGGAMRAALAHLCGFSVQQSWSFGLPYAALLSLERWTGEPPLARITGLRP; this is translated from the coding sequence ATGATGGGCATGCCGCTCCATCTGCTGCGGCATGGCGCACCCGAGACGCCCGGCCTGTTGCTGGGGCGGACCGACAGCGTGCCGACGCGCGCGGGCATCGACGCCTGCCTGGCGCAGACGGAGGGGCTGGAGATCGAGATGATCGTGACGTCCGACCTGCAGCGCGCCCGGCAGGCGGCAACCGCGATCGGCGAGCGCGCCGGCTTGCCGGTTTGGGTCGATCCGCGCTGGCGGGAACTGGATTTCGGCATCTGGGATGGCCTGGCCCCGGCCGATGTCGATGCCGAGGCGCTCGCCCGTTTCTGGCAGGATCCCGATGGTTTCGCGCCGCCGGGCAGCGAGGGCTGGACGGCATTGCTGGGGCGGATCGCCGATGCGGTCGAGGATCTGCCGCGCGTGCCCACATTGGTGCTGACCCATGGCGGGGCGATGCGCGCGGCGCTGGCCCATCTGTGCGGGTTCAGCGTGCAGCAGAGCTGGAGCTTCGGCCTGCCCTATGCCGCCTTGCTGTCGCTGGAACGCTGGACCGGGGAGCCGCCGCTCGCCCGCATCACGGGCCTGCGCCCATGA
- a CDS encoding adenosylcobinamide-GDP ribazoletransferase, whose amino-acid sequence MKGLILAIQFLTRLPMPKVTANETDFARSIRWFPAVGAIVGLSVMFAVNLAVRIDPWIGALAGLLCWVGVTGALHLDGLGDIADACGAVHKGRDRLLAVLADPHVGSFGVVAIGLQLIVKLLLLHALVERGMMSPLLLIPFAARIGPLLWARMLPPLHAGLGARFADAVKTIHIALWISLLIIVSWWLPALLAAPLLMLVWGLWLKRRLGGISGDGHGAGIELVESGLLFVVLIASGTT is encoded by the coding sequence ATGAAGGGGCTGATCCTTGCCATCCAGTTTCTGACCCGCCTGCCGATGCCAAAGGTGACAGCGAACGAGACAGACTTCGCACGGTCGATCCGATGGTTTCCGGCGGTCGGCGCGATTGTCGGTCTATCTGTCATGTTCGCTGTCAATCTTGCTGTTCGCATCGATCCCTGGATCGGGGCGCTGGCCGGGCTGCTCTGCTGGGTCGGCGTGACCGGGGCGCTGCATCTCGATGGGCTCGGCGACATCGCCGATGCCTGCGGCGCGGTGCATAAAGGGCGCGACCGGCTGCTGGCGGTGCTGGCCGACCCGCATGTCGGCAGTTTCGGCGTGGTGGCGATCGGCCTGCAACTGATCGTCAAGCTGCTGCTGCTCCATGCGCTGGTCGAGCGGGGCATGATGTCGCCGCTGCTGCTCATTCCCTTTGCCGCGCGGATCGGGCCGCTGCTGTGGGCGCGGATGCTGCCGCCGCTGCATGCCGGGCTGGGCGCGCGTTTTGCCGATGCCGTCAAAACGATCCACATCGCCCTGTGGATAAGTCTGTTGATAATCGTATCCTGGTGGCTGCCGGCCCTGCTCGCGGCGCCGCTGCTGATGCTGGTCTGGGGCCTGTGGCTGAAGCGCCGGCTGGGCGGCATTTCCGGCGATGGCCATGGCGCGGGCATTGAACTGGTTGAAAGCGGGCTGCTTTTCGTCGTCCTGATCGCGAGCGGCACAACATGA